In the genome of Gloeotrichia echinulata CP02, one region contains:
- the hypB gene encoding hydrogenase nickel incorporation protein HypB, with protein sequence MHQTFDAVLGINLLHVNQQGADHNRAHFDQWGITCFNIMSSPGAGKTVLLERTLASLSNELKIAVIEGDMTTDLDAERLRKYGVPVIAINTGRSCHLDSQMVAGGIHQLEQEYNPSDFDLLLVENVGNLVCPAEFEVGEHAKIALLSITEGEDKPLKYPIMFQAADCLLITKIDLAPYLDIDISRIEANVRQMNPDVEIIAISTKTGEGLEVWFNWVRRRAAASQEVENHIFDRI encoded by the coding sequence ATGCATCAAACCTTTGACGCGGTATTAGGAATTAATTTACTCCATGTTAATCAACAAGGTGCTGACCACAACCGAGCGCATTTTGATCAATGGGGAATTACTTGTTTCAACATTATGAGTAGTCCCGGTGCTGGAAAAACAGTACTACTGGAACGCACTTTGGCAAGTTTAAGTAATGAGTTGAAAATCGCTGTCATTGAAGGGGATATGACAACCGATTTAGATGCAGAACGCCTGCGGAAATATGGTGTTCCTGTAATTGCAATTAATACAGGTCGTTCCTGTCATTTGGATTCCCAAATGGTAGCAGGCGGTATTCATCAACTGGAGCAGGAATATAATCCTTCGGACTTTGATTTATTACTGGTAGAAAATGTGGGTAATTTAGTTTGTCCGGCTGAATTTGAAGTAGGAGAACATGCCAAAATTGCTTTATTAAGTATTACTGAAGGTGAAGATAAACCACTGAAATATCCAATTATGTTTCAAGCAGCAGATTGTTTGTTGATTACAAAAATAGATTTGGCTCCTTATCTAGATATTGATATTAGCCGCATTGAAGCAAACGTCCGCCAGATGAATCCCGATGTGGAGATTATTGCTATTTCTACTAAAACAGGTGAGGGATTAGAAGTTTGGTTTAATTGGGTGCGTAGACGCGCAGCAGCGAGTCAAGAGGTCGAAAACCATATTTTTGATAGAATCTGA
- a CDS encoding heme-copper oxidase subunit III, with product MQSQTIDPAKTELNYHHTAAVDHHEEHPDHRLFGLFVFLVAEGMIFMGLFGAYLAFRSTLPVWPPEGTPELELLLPSFNTVNLIASSFVMHNADTAIKKNDTRGTQIWLAITAAMGVIFLVGQVYEYTHLEFGLTTNLFASSFYVLTGFHGLHVTIGVLAILAVLWRSRLPGHYSSEKRFGIEAAEIYWHFVDVIWIILFGLLYIL from the coding sequence ATGCAAAGTCAAACTATTGACCCAGCTAAAACTGAACTGAATTATCACCATACTGCAGCCGTAGATCATCACGAAGAACATCCAGACCATCGTTTGTTTGGTCTATTTGTTTTTCTGGTGGCTGAAGGTATGATTTTTATGGGGTTGTTCGGCGCTTATTTGGCTTTCCGTTCTACTTTACCTGTCTGGCCTCCTGAAGGTACGCCGGAGTTGGAACTATTGTTACCGAGTTTTAACACTGTGAATCTGATTGCTAGCAGTTTTGTGATGCACAATGCTGATACTGCTATCAAAAAGAATGATACGCGGGGTACGCAAATTTGGTTGGCAATTACGGCGGCGATGGGTGTGATTTTCTTGGTAGGTCAGGTGTATGAATATACACATCTGGAATTTGGTTTAACTACCAATTTGTTTGCTAGTTCCTTTTATGTGTTGACTGGTTTCCACGGTTTACACGTGACTATCGGCGTTTTGGCGATTTTGGCTGTATTGTGGCGATCGCGCCTTCCGGGTCACTACAGTAGCGAAAAGCGTTTCGGTATCGAGGCTGCGGAAATTTATTGGCACTTCGTTGATGTAATTTGGATCATTTTGTTCGGATTGTTGTACATCCTTTGA
- the ctaD gene encoding cytochrome c oxidase subunit I has product MTQAQLQETANIPALSEEPGKRHWRDYFGFNTDHKVIGIQYLVTSFIFYCIGGVMADLVRTELRTPDVDFVTPEVYNSLFTLHATIMIFLWIVPAGAGFANYLIPLMIGARDMAFPRLNGVAFWMIPPAGLLLIASLVVGDAPDAGWTSYPPLSLVTGEVGEAIWIISVLLLGTSSILGALNFLVTIIKMRVPSMGLFQMPLFCWAMLSTSALVLVSTPVLAAGLILLSFDLLAGTTFFNPTGGGDPVVYQHMFWFYSHPAVYIMILPFFGAISEIIPVHSRKPIFGYKAIAYSSLAISFLGLIVWAHHMFTSGVPGWLRMFFMITTMIIAVPTGIKIFSWVATMWGGKIRLNTPMLFAIGFVGTFVIGGISGVMLAAVPFDIHVHDTYFVVAHLHYVLFGGSVLGIFAAIYHWFPKITGRMVNEFWGKVHFALTIVGLNMTFLPMHKLGLMGMNRRIAQYDPQFTSLNEICTYGSYILAVSTLPFIVNAIWSWLYGEKAGNNPWNGLTLEWMTSSPPAIENFETLPVLATGPYDYGLSKALSDPNPVLSAGTNSVLTAEPEPTQG; this is encoded by the coding sequence ATGACACAAGCTCAGTTGCAAGAAACTGCTAATATCCCCGCCCTGAGTGAAGAACCAGGGAAAAGACATTGGCGAGACTATTTTGGCTTCAACACTGACCACAAGGTAATTGGGATTCAATACCTAGTCACTTCGTTTATTTTTTACTGCATTGGCGGTGTGATGGCTGACTTGGTGCGGACAGAACTCCGCACCCCAGATGTAGATTTTGTTACCCCAGAAGTCTATAACAGCCTGTTCACCCTCCACGCCACAATCATGATTTTCTTGTGGATTGTGCCCGCCGGTGCTGGGTTTGCTAATTATCTGATTCCCCTGATGATTGGGGCTAGGGATATGGCATTCCCACGGTTGAATGGTGTAGCTTTTTGGATGATTCCGCCTGCAGGTTTGTTACTCATCGCCAGTCTAGTGGTGGGTGATGCACCTGATGCGGGTTGGACTTCCTACCCTCCCTTGAGTTTGGTTACAGGTGAGGTAGGTGAGGCTATTTGGATTATCAGCGTCTTGCTGTTAGGTACTTCGTCGATTTTGGGGGCGCTGAATTTCCTCGTCACCATTATCAAGATGCGTGTTCCCAGTATGGGGCTTTTCCAAATGCCCTTATTTTGCTGGGCGATGTTATCTACTTCGGCCTTGGTTCTTGTATCAACTCCGGTGTTAGCAGCCGGTTTAATTCTGCTTTCTTTTGATTTATTAGCCGGTACAACATTTTTTAACCCCACTGGTGGCGGTGATCCGGTGGTATACCAGCACATGTTCTGGTTTTACTCCCACCCAGCGGTGTATATCATGATTTTGCCCTTCTTTGGGGCAATTTCCGAAATCATTCCCGTACATTCTCGCAAGCCGATTTTTGGCTATAAAGCGATCGCCTATTCCAGTTTAGCTATTAGCTTTTTAGGGCTGATCGTCTGGGCGCACCACATGTTTACCAGCGGTGTCCCCGGTTGGTTGCGGATGTTCTTTATGATCACTACCATGATCATTGCCGTACCCACAGGAATTAAAATTTTCAGTTGGGTGGCGACGATGTGGGGCGGAAAAATTCGTCTCAACACTCCCATGCTATTTGCTATCGGCTTTGTCGGCACCTTTGTGATCGGCGGAATTAGTGGCGTGATGTTGGCTGCTGTTCCTTTTGATATTCACGTTCATGACACCTATTTTGTGGTAGCCCACCTGCACTATGTCCTTTTTGGTGGTAGTGTGTTAGGGATTTTTGCTGCCATTTATCACTGGTTTCCGAAAATCACCGGACGCATGGTCAACGAATTTTGGGGTAAGGTTCACTTTGCTTTGACTATCGTCGGCCTGAACATGACTTTCTTACCCATGCACAAATTAGGGTTAATGGGTATGAACCGCCGAATTGCCCAATATGACCCCCAATTCACCAGTTTGAATGAAATCTGTACGTATGGCTCTTACATACTTGCAGTTTCGACATTACCCTTCATTGTCAACGCCATTTGGAGTTGGTTGTACGGCGAAAAAGCAGGTAATAATCCTTGGAATGGATTGACCTTAGAGTGGATGACTAGCTCACCTCCTGCGATTGAGAATTTTGAGACACTCCCAGTTCTGGCTACTGGTCCCTATGACTATGGTTTGTCCAAGGCTTTATCTGACCCTAATCCTGTGTTGTCTGCTGGGACGAACTCTGTTTTAACAGCCGAACCTGAGCCAACTCAAGGATAA
- a CDS encoding cytochrome c oxidase subunit II, with the protein MKIPSSIWTLLIGIVLTLVSLWYGQNHGLLPTAATDEAVLVDGLFNAMMIVSTGIFLIVESALIYAAFKYRRRAGDNEDGPPIEGNVPLEILWTAIPAIIVIGISVYSFEVYNDIGGFDPHAIHEAPMTQDAMKMPGMAMAATLSDTPPSSEPSLSQEQSEAPLPEPATAEVGNADEMSDMQNPPGDESVAPTINPSPEKASEPRELLVNITGLQYAWLFTYPETGITTGELHVPIGRQVQINMTASDVIHAFWVPEFRLKQDAIPGRQSEFRFTPRKEGDYALICAELCGPYHGAMRTQVVVESEEAFEKWMQEQLLASRETLNQAVAVNPADLTPDEFLAPYTKDMGIHPEMLHQVHAAHQH; encoded by the coding sequence GTGAAAATTCCAAGTTCCATCTGGACATTACTCATTGGCATCGTGCTAACGCTGGTCAGCCTTTGGTACGGTCAAAATCACGGACTGTTGCCTACAGCAGCCACGGATGAAGCCGTCTTAGTGGATGGTCTGTTTAACGCGATGATGATCGTCTCTACAGGGATATTTCTGATAGTAGAAAGTGCCTTGATTTACGCTGCATTTAAATACCGCCGGCGTGCTGGTGACAATGAAGATGGCCCACCAATTGAGGGCAATGTGCCTCTAGAAATCCTCTGGACGGCGATCCCAGCAATTATCGTGATTGGTATTTCTGTTTACAGTTTTGAAGTATATAATGACATTGGCGGCTTCGATCCCCATGCTATCCATGAAGCCCCAATGACTCAGGATGCAATGAAAATGCCTGGGATGGCAATGGCCGCAACTTTAAGCGATACACCACCCAGCAGTGAACCCAGCCTCAGTCAAGAGCAATCTGAGGCACCACTCCCAGAACCAGCTACTGCAGAAGTCGGCAATGCTGATGAAATGTCCGATATGCAGAATCCCCCTGGTGATGAGAGTGTAGCTCCCACCATTAACCCTAGTCCTGAAAAAGCAAGCGAACCACGGGAATTACTCGTCAATATCACTGGTCTACAGTACGCCTGGCTATTCACATACCCAGAAACTGGTATAACTACAGGTGAACTGCATGTTCCCATCGGGCGTCAAGTGCAAATCAATATGACCGCTAGCGATGTGATTCACGCTTTCTGGGTGCCAGAGTTCCGCCTGAAGCAAGATGCGATCCCCGGTAGGCAGAGCGAATTTCGGTTCACACCTAGAAAAGAAGGTGATTATGCCCTGATCTGTGCCGAACTTTGTGGCCCCTACCACGGTGCAATGAGAACCCAAGTAGTCGTTGAGTCAGAGGAAGCGTTTGAGAAATGGATGCAAGAGCAGCTACTTGCTAGCCGCGAAACCCTCAATCAAGCCGTTGCTGTTAACCCAGCCGATCTCACCCCAGATGAATTTCTCGCCCCTTACACCAAGGACATGGGAATTCACCCAGAAATGCTTCATCAGGTTCACGCGGCTCATCAACATTAG
- a CDS encoding heme A synthase, whose amino-acid sequence MSQFVLQQQNEAATLQQKPQELIRRLVWKICIATLILMAIGSATRVMNAGLACPDWPLCYGELVPAKQMNLQVFLEWFHRLDAALIGVSAIALVGLSWWYRRALPTWLPWASTFALFLIVFQGILGGLTVTELLRFDIVTAHLGTALLFFTTLLVIGTALTPYHGTGTVGKLPWLGLTASVLVYLQSLLGALVGSRWALHQCFGASQLCNVMYSHIFGLVPPTVAILAVVFISWRTPALHPALRRLANMAGGLLILQILLGVATFRLHLQVEPLTVSHQAIGATLLGALVAFTVLALRDWAASREINTYPADFTAAATRKEAQVNGG is encoded by the coding sequence ATGAGCCAATTTGTCCTACAACAACAAAATGAAGCGGCAACCCTGCAGCAAAAACCCCAGGAATTAATTCGGCGCTTGGTGTGGAAAATTTGCATAGCCACCTTGATTTTGATGGCGATCGGCAGTGCTACCCGCGTGATGAATGCTGGACTTGCTTGCCCAGACTGGCCGTTATGCTACGGGGAATTAGTACCAGCCAAGCAAATGAACCTCCAGGTGTTCTTGGAGTGGTTCCACAGGTTAGATGCAGCCTTGATAGGTGTCAGCGCGATCGCACTTGTGGGCCTATCCTGGTGGTATCGTCGCGCTTTACCCACCTGGCTACCTTGGGCATCCACGTTTGCCCTGTTTTTAATCGTCTTTCAAGGCATTTTGGGTGGACTCACCGTCACCGAATTGTTGAGGTTTGATATCGTTACCGCTCACTTAGGAACGGCGTTATTGTTTTTCACCACCCTACTGGTCATCGGCACCGCACTCACCCCATATCACGGAACTGGAACTGTGGGCAAGTTACCTTGGTTAGGTTTAACTGCCAGCGTTTTAGTTTACCTGCAAAGTCTACTAGGTGCTTTGGTCGGTTCCCGTTGGGCACTTCACCAATGCTTTGGTGCGTCTCAACTTTGTAATGTAATGTACAGCCATATTTTTGGCTTAGTCCCACCAACCGTGGCAATCTTGGCTGTGGTCTTCATCTCCTGGCGCACACCAGCACTACATCCGGCTTTGCGACGACTGGCAAACATGGCTGGTGGGTTATTAATTTTACAAATCCTCTTGGGCGTTGCTACTTTCCGATTACATCTCCAAGTCGAGCCGCTCACCGTCTCTCACCAAGCTATCGGAGCTACTTTGTTGGGTGCTTTAGTTGCTTTCACAGTTCTAGCACTCCGCGACTGGGCTGCTAGCCGTGAAATCAACACTTACCCTGCTGATTTCACAGCAGCTGCTACAAGGAAAGAAGCACAGGTCAACGGGGGCTGA